In Roseovarius sp. THAF9, the following proteins share a genomic window:
- a CDS encoding 5-formyltetrahydrofolate cyclo-ligase: MTDRGYASSPCYMHEWDDSARAVSPPDPDNWSEIARWRKLQREDLIEKRLELSVSTRQATSRSIAAALYNAVDVDSKPVIGVYWPFRGEPDLRDWMRRVTERGGRIALPEVAGKAKPLVFREWTPGCSMRRGVWKIPVPDNNTCLLPDIVISPVVGADAAGFRLGYGGGFYDRTLASLSPRVRAIGVGHVVSTLHTIYPQPHDIAMDDMILVDPARDQAQ; this comes from the coding sequence ATGACCGACAGAGGATACGCATCCTCCCCCTGCTACATGCACGAGTGGGACGACAGTGCGCGTGCCGTGTCACCTCCAGATCCCGATAACTGGTCGGAAATCGCACGTTGGCGCAAGCTTCAGCGCGAGGATTTGATCGAGAAACGCCTCGAACTTTCGGTCAGCACCCGGCAGGCAACATCGCGTAGCATCGCCGCGGCGCTGTATAACGCCGTCGATGTCGACTCGAAACCTGTCATCGGCGTCTACTGGCCTTTCCGGGGCGAACCCGATCTGCGCGACTGGATGCGCCGCGTTACAGAGCGCGGCGGCCGCATCGCCCTACCCGAAGTCGCGGGTAAGGCAAAGCCGCTCGTGTTCCGGGAATGGACCCCGGGATGTTCCATGCGGCGCGGTGTCTGGAAAATCCCGGTTCCGGACAATAACACGTGCCTTCTGCCGGACATCGTTATCTCGCCAGTGGTCGGCGCCGATGCGGCAGGATTCCGGCTGGGATACGGTGGCGGCTTCTACGACCGGACGTTGGCCAGTCTCTCACCGCGAGTCCGCGCAATTGGTGTGGGGCACGTTGTCTCGACACTCCACACGATCTATCCGCAACCCCACGACATCGCGATGGACGACATGATCCTCGTCGACCCGGCCCGGGACCAAGCGCAATGA
- a CDS encoding polysaccharide deacetylase, producing the protein MIANPVPWPNGAKCAACVTFDMDADSLVHISHPKDSHRKAATTSMLQYGPEVAIPRIVETYKRLGIRQSFFIPAWCVERYPQAVETILEGGNEIGHHGYIHEHPNELTPDEEAHWLDVGIDILKCATGQAPRGWRAPLYNMSDVSCTLLAERGFSYDASLMGDDQPYMLDTPKGSLVELPTHWGLDDWPQFVQSEDLGYMGNIMAPTIGFEPYIQEFNAIRKYGGLWVAVVHPFATGRLARWDVVAGFLEKEVDAGDVWFAPMEEIAAHLRKVTESGEYVPRRVVMPSYAGPVYDVAVAKHAP; encoded by the coding sequence ATGATCGCTAATCCAGTACCCTGGCCCAACGGCGCCAAGTGCGCGGCGTGCGTCACCTTCGACATGGATGCCGACAGCCTTGTACATATCAGCCATCCCAAGGATAGCCATCGAAAGGCGGCCACAACCTCGATGCTGCAATACGGCCCCGAAGTGGCCATTCCGCGGATCGTCGAGACATACAAGCGGCTGGGCATTCGCCAGTCCTTCTTCATCCCTGCGTGGTGCGTTGAGCGGTATCCGCAGGCCGTCGAGACCATCTTGGAGGGCGGAAACGAGATCGGCCATCACGGCTATATTCACGAGCATCCCAATGAATTGACGCCCGATGAGGAAGCCCATTGGCTGGACGTGGGGATAGACATTCTCAAATGCGCTACCGGTCAGGCGCCGCGCGGCTGGCGGGCGCCGCTCTACAACATGTCGGACGTGTCTTGCACCCTGTTGGCCGAGCGCGGATTTTCTTATGACGCCTCGCTGATGGGGGACGATCAGCCCTATATGCTGGACACGCCCAAGGGCAGCCTGGTGGAACTGCCGACGCATTGGGGGCTGGATGACTGGCCGCAGTTCGTGCAGTCCGAAGACTTGGGATACATGGGCAATATCATGGCCCCAACCATAGGGTTCGAACCCTACATTCAGGAATTCAACGCGATCCGGAAATATGGCGGGCTGTGGGTGGCAGTTGTGCATCCCTTTGCCACTGGACGATTGGCCCGGTGGGATGTGGTAGCGGGCTTTCTCGAAAAGGAGGTTGATGCAGGAGACGTCTGGTTCGCCCCGATGGAAGAGATCGCCGCCCATTTGCGTAAAGTCACCGAGTCCGGTGAATATGTCCCGCGCCGCGTCGTTATGCCTTCTTACGCAGGCCCGGTTTACGACGTGGCCGTAGCCAAACACGCCCCCTAG
- a CDS encoding HPP family protein produces the protein MHILKSLGPAVARVSGVEAFRAGLGALIGLGLTGLFVLSPTVDLELGLYLVAPFGATSVLLFAVPNSPLAQPWSAIVGNTIAALVGVAVCLWVDDPALRVGLAVGLAVTATMLCRAVHPPAGAVAMTAALSPDAIAHLGFWFAIAPIGVGTVALVVLATIYARLTGRHYPFRQFDDPSQHGTGDRNPTERLGLSEEELTNILERYSQSFNLGVEDLARLIGAAEMQAAAHHAVPVTAQDIMSRDLVTIRPETSLSEVADLFRQHRFTSLPVAGEGERFLGVIFQIHLISQARQDALRLDRGYAAALRRLLDGNRENPTKAGDIMSVAGPRAMAHTPIGALLPMMADGDTDAVPVLERDKIIGIVTQTDLVAALARNVVRTNPN, from the coding sequence GTGCACATTCTGAAATCACTTGGTCCAGCCGTCGCACGCGTTTCCGGCGTCGAGGCCTTTCGGGCAGGGCTTGGCGCCCTGATCGGGCTCGGGCTGACCGGTCTCTTCGTGCTGTCGCCGACTGTCGACCTGGAACTGGGGCTGTACCTTGTCGCACCCTTCGGCGCCACGTCCGTTCTGTTGTTCGCGGTTCCGAACAGCCCGCTCGCGCAACCCTGGTCCGCGATTGTCGGCAATACGATAGCAGCACTGGTCGGAGTCGCCGTTTGCCTATGGGTCGACGATCCCGCCTTGAGGGTCGGCCTTGCCGTGGGACTGGCCGTAACCGCGACGATGCTGTGTCGCGCCGTCCACCCGCCGGCGGGTGCGGTGGCCATGACGGCGGCCCTGTCGCCCGATGCCATCGCGCATCTGGGGTTCTGGTTCGCGATTGCGCCGATTGGCGTGGGTACCGTGGCGCTTGTGGTTCTTGCGACGATCTATGCGCGATTGACGGGGCGGCACTACCCGTTTCGGCAGTTCGATGACCCAAGCCAGCACGGGACTGGCGACCGGAATCCGACCGAACGGCTAGGGCTGTCCGAGGAAGAACTGACAAACATCCTAGAGCGCTACAGCCAGTCCTTCAACCTTGGGGTCGAGGACCTGGCGCGCCTGATCGGGGCAGCGGAGATGCAGGCCGCGGCACATCACGCCGTTCCGGTGACGGCACAGGACATCATGTCCCGCGACCTTGTCACGATCCGTCCCGAAACGTCCCTGAGCGAGGTCGCGGACCTTTTCCGGCAGCACCGTTTCACATCCCTTCCCGTCGCCGGGGAGGGTGAGAGATTCCTGGGGGTCATTTTCCAGATCCACCTGATCAGCCAGGCAAGACAGGATGCCTTGCGCCTTGACCGCGGATACGCTGCGGCCTTGCGGCGCCTGCTGGATGGAAATCGCGAAAATCCGACGAAGGCCGGGGACATCATGAGTGTTGCCGGTCCGCGCGCGATGGCACATACGCCGATCGGGGCGTTGTTGCCGATGATGGCCGACGGAGATACGGATGCGGTTCCGGTTCTCGAAAGAGACAAGATCATCGGCATCGTTACACAAACGGACCTTGTCGCGGCGCTGGCGAGAAACGTGGTGCGAACAAACCCGAATTAG
- a CDS encoding nitronate monooxygenase family protein: MRGILHQPICDILGCDYPVLQAGMGGVARAELAAAVSGAGGFGCLGMVREPCDLIRREIAEVRHRTDRAFGVNLIPAATDPDLFTEQLKTCKDEGIETLVFFWDVMPEAVAHANDLGMQVLYQVGSVDQACAAEAAGAVAVIAQGVEAGGHVHGTVSSLVLVQQVAAATDLPVIASGGFATGRSLVAAMALGAQGIHCGTAFLATTESFAHDLHKQRVVQAASDETVHTDAFVINWPKGAAVRVLRSEVTNLLGDRLFAHDPNTIPRHQIADEEGKPIYRWSTDSPLRSMQGDLDQLALFAGQCAGSVHSIRPAKEILQSILDEAHACIERNGMGTKLS, from the coding sequence ATGCGCGGCATACTGCACCAACCGATCTGCGACATTCTTGGCTGCGATTACCCCGTCCTTCAGGCGGGCATGGGCGGCGTCGCACGCGCCGAACTGGCGGCGGCGGTCTCCGGTGCGGGCGGGTTCGGATGCCTCGGCATGGTGCGCGAGCCTTGCGACCTGATAAGGCGGGAAATCGCGGAGGTGCGACACCGAACCGACCGCGCCTTCGGGGTCAACCTCATTCCGGCTGCGACCGACCCCGACCTCTTCACCGAACAGCTGAAGACCTGCAAGGACGAAGGCATCGAAACTCTGGTCTTCTTCTGGGATGTCATGCCCGAGGCCGTCGCGCACGCCAACGACCTTGGCATGCAGGTCCTCTACCAGGTGGGCTCGGTCGACCAGGCCTGCGCCGCGGAAGCGGCCGGCGCGGTCGCGGTCATCGCCCAGGGCGTCGAGGCCGGCGGGCATGTTCACGGCACCGTATCCTCGCTGGTTCTGGTGCAGCAGGTGGCCGCCGCAACCGACTTGCCTGTCATCGCTTCGGGCGGTTTCGCAACCGGACGCAGCCTCGTCGCGGCCATGGCGCTGGGTGCGCAGGGCATCCACTGCGGCACGGCATTCCTGGCGACAACGGAATCCTTTGCGCACGATCTGCATAAACAACGCGTCGTACAGGCGGCGTCGGACGAGACGGTCCATACGGACGCCTTCGTCATCAACTGGCCCAAGGGCGCCGCGGTCCGCGTGCTGCGCTCTGAAGTCACCAACCTTTTGGGCGACCGACTCTTCGCCCACGACCCCAACACGATCCCCCGCCACCAGATCGCCGACGAGGAAGGCAAGCCGATCTATCGCTGGAGCACGGACTCCCCGCTGCGCTCAATGCAGGGCGATCTGGATCAACTCGCCCTCTTTGCCGGTCAGTGCGCAGGCTCGGTACACAGTATCCGACCGGCAAAGGAAATATTGCAATCTATCTTGGATGAAGCGCACGCATGTATAGAAAGGAATGGAATGGGCACGAAACTGTCATAG
- a CDS encoding SDR family NAD(P)-dependent oxidoreductase, producing the protein MGKVSYDFSGKSVLITGASRGIGLGVARGFARAGADLKILADDAGVFEAADRLSSETGNAVTPIRCDITDTAQIDAALDGIASLDVLINNAGLERTTPLEDPNQVVEDTFRRIIDINVMGTYLMTRRALRRMDKGGRIILTASIWARTAVAEFSAYCASKHANLGFMRSIAHELGPRGINVNAVCPGWVKTEAAVLTLERMVQSSGRSEQEVMQEIIDGQVLDGLLEPDDMAAIYLFLASDGARDITGQAYHLDRGEVMA; encoded by the coding sequence ATGGGGAAGGTTTCTTATGATTTCTCGGGCAAATCCGTTCTGATTACCGGGGCCAGCCGGGGCATCGGGCTGGGCGTGGCGCGCGGCTTTGCCCGGGCGGGCGCCGATCTGAAAATCCTTGCCGATGACGCGGGGGTGTTCGAGGCGGCGGACAGACTTTCTTCAGAGACCGGGAATGCCGTCACCCCTATCCGTTGCGACATCACCGACACGGCCCAGATCGACGCGGCCCTAGACGGGATCGCGTCGCTCGACGTGCTGATCAACAATGCCGGGCTGGAGCGCACCACCCCACTGGAAGATCCCAATCAAGTGGTCGAAGACACCTTCCGCCGCATCATCGACATCAACGTGATGGGCACCTATCTGATGACCCGCCGCGCGCTACGCCGGATGGACAAGGGTGGGCGCATTATCCTGACTGCCTCGATCTGGGCCCGCACGGCGGTGGCGGAATTTTCGGCCTATTGCGCTTCGAAACACGCCAATCTGGGCTTCATGCGCTCCATTGCGCATGAACTGGGCCCGCGCGGCATCAACGTGAATGCCGTCTGCCCCGGCTGGGTCAAGACCGAGGCCGCCGTGCTGACGCTGGAGCGCATGGTCCAAAGCAGCGGCCGTTCCGAGCAGGAAGTGATGCAGGAAATCATCGACGGCCAGGTGCTTGACGGGTTGCTGGAGCCGGATGACATGGCGGCGATCTATCTTTTCCTCGCCTCGGACGGCGCGCGCGACATCACCGGGCAGGCCTATCATCTCGACCGGGGCGAGGTGATGGCATGA
- a CDS encoding SDR family NAD(P)-dependent oxidoreductase: MNWLDRQTVVITGAGRGIGAACAQAFGAAGAEVMCADLNDPADTVRAIQDAGGQAKAVQCDVSDEGSVLSLFEEAAKAGPLNAAVNCAGIIDERPLLKTSAADFDRMIAVNLRGSFLVGREALRAMQGRKGRLIMVASDLAYYGRETFSPYVASKHGVLGLVRSWAKEFAPEVLVNALCPGPIDTAMLAAEHMSPEWREKELSIPLARFGQPEEIAQMALFLAGPNANYITGQGIGVNGGSIMP, translated from the coding sequence ATGAACTGGCTGGACCGGCAAACCGTGGTCATCACCGGCGCCGGGCGTGGCATCGGCGCAGCTTGCGCCCAGGCGTTCGGCGCGGCCGGAGCCGAGGTGATGTGCGCCGATCTGAACGATCCCGCGGACACCGTGCGCGCTATCCAGGATGCGGGAGGTCAGGCCAAGGCCGTCCAGTGCGACGTCTCGGACGAAGGCTCCGTACTGTCCCTGTTCGAAGAGGCCGCGAAAGCCGGGCCGCTGAATGCCGCGGTCAACTGCGCGGGCATCATCGACGAGCGCCCGCTGCTGAAAACCTCCGCCGCCGATTTCGACCGCATGATTGCCGTGAACCTGCGCGGGTCGTTCCTCGTGGGGCGCGAGGCCTTGCGCGCGATGCAGGGGCGGAAAGGCCGGCTGATCATGGTGGCATCGGACCTTGCCTATTACGGTCGCGAGACCTTCTCGCCCTATGTCGCGTCCAAGCACGGCGTGCTCGGCCTTGTCCGCTCCTGGGCTAAGGAGTTTGCGCCCGAGGTTCTCGTAAACGCGCTCTGCCCCGGTCCCATCGACACCGCGATGCTCGCGGCTGAGCACATGTCGCCGGAATGGCGCGAGAAAGAGCTGTCGATTCCGCTGGCCCGGTTCGGTCAACCCGAGGAAATCGCCCAGATGGCCCTGTTCCTGGCGGGGCCCAACGCAAATTACATCACCGGCCAGGGGATCGGTGTGAACGGTGGGAGTATAATGCCATGA
- a CDS encoding MFS transporter, translating to MSKTRDVSEAKRAWPRPYIQVGGLVAGMALIALGNGLMATYVPVRLDQAGLGQRNVGLVVTAYAAGMLLGCLLSGHMVRRSGHVRAFTSLAAIGTISALLLALDVGLYSWGGLRVLGGFCTTGMFMVAQSWLNAVTITNWRGRVMALFYISYTLGLAGGALLMRVVDIDGTAALMLLAGLYAAAVIPVGLTRLQQPAPPERIAVRPIAVYRISPVGLVGAFVSGGLGMTMMGVGPMYGTEVGLEPGDIALLIAALQGGNMVIQWPLGWLSDSMDRRKVILGAGLGISAVSIVIAGGGAALSGEGFWALLVLFAIWGGLAESLYTISTAHTNDHTDPADHVMVSSTVLIMWASGATIGPAVATAALEFAGTSGLWAFFLAEASFFAAFVLWRLAQRGRPDAESQESFQSWPASAPPIPEWNPNAPETE from the coding sequence ATGAGTAAAACGCGCGACGTTTCCGAAGCCAAGAGAGCGTGGCCGAGGCCTTATATTCAGGTTGGAGGGCTCGTCGCCGGAATGGCGTTAATTGCGCTTGGCAACGGACTGATGGCAACTTACGTGCCGGTACGCCTCGATCAGGCGGGGCTCGGGCAGCGCAACGTTGGGCTCGTGGTGACGGCGTATGCTGCGGGCATGTTGCTTGGATGCCTTCTGTCGGGGCATATGGTGCGTCGTAGCGGTCACGTGCGTGCATTCACATCGCTGGCGGCCATCGGCACGATTTCGGCGCTTCTTCTGGCCCTCGACGTAGGCTTGTATTCCTGGGGCGGACTGCGGGTATTGGGCGGATTCTGCACGACAGGAATGTTCATGGTGGCTCAAAGCTGGCTGAACGCCGTGACCATCACGAATTGGCGCGGGCGGGTCATGGCGCTGTTTTACATAAGCTACACGCTTGGACTCGCCGGCGGCGCACTTCTTATGCGGGTGGTGGATATCGACGGAACGGCGGCGCTGATGTTGCTTGCGGGTCTTTATGCAGCGGCCGTGATCCCGGTTGGGCTTACGCGATTGCAGCAGCCAGCGCCGCCCGAGCGCATAGCGGTCCGCCCGATTGCGGTTTACCGGATTTCTCCCGTCGGCCTTGTAGGGGCATTCGTGTCGGGCGGGCTTGGCATGACGATGATGGGCGTTGGCCCGATGTATGGCACCGAGGTCGGACTGGAGCCGGGCGACATCGCTCTTCTGATTGCAGCCCTTCAGGGCGGTAACATGGTTATACAATGGCCACTGGGCTGGCTCAGCGACAGCATGGATCGACGTAAAGTCATTCTTGGCGCAGGGCTTGGCATCTCGGCGGTGTCGATTGTGATTGCGGGTGGCGGCGCAGCACTCAGCGGTGAAGGTTTTTGGGCACTTCTCGTACTGTTCGCAATTTGGGGTGGGCTCGCGGAGTCGCTTTACACGATCTCAACCGCTCACACCAATGACCACACGGACCCGGCTGATCACGTGATGGTTTCATCCACGGTTCTGATTATGTGGGCGAGCGGAGCAACAATTGGTCCTGCGGTGGCGACTGCGGCTCTTGAGTTTGCCGGTACGTCGGGGCTTTGGGCATTCTTCTTGGCGGAAGCAAGCTTCTTTGCTGCTTTCGTTCTCTGGCGCTTGGCCCAACGAGGGCGTCCGGATGCAGAAAGCCAAGAGAGCTTCCAAAGTTGGCCGGCCTCCGCGCCACCTATCCCCGAGTGGAATCCCAATGCTCCAGAGACAGAGTGA
- a CDS encoding GSU2403 family nucleotidyltransferase fold protein, whose product MTSLSSIAMSAYTDLVRLLRDEAVSGVKGKPTLKQRGDKAYWYAARRVGHDTRFFYIGEDNEETRGRIDRIEELQETAKERQAERSRLVRLLRAEGMTPTDRATGSILSAMAAAGTFRLGGTIVGTNAFRLFEGELGVRLPLGGMANTGDIDIAQFQKLSVALQDKVDPGLAETFSVLKFDPLPGLDPGRTWRWAQGGSGQLVEFLTPAFGEETIRALPALGVNAQALNYLNFLIAEPIHAAAIYRSGILVQVPRPERYAIHKLIIADRRRDGAGSLKAVKDREQAEFLIETLAEDRPDDLSQAYITAQDVGPRWREHIANSLDRMPETRAILSRL is encoded by the coding sequence ATGACCTCTCTCAGCAGTATCGCAATGAGTGCATATACCGACCTGGTACGTCTCTTGAGGGACGAAGCAGTCTCCGGCGTAAAAGGCAAACCGACGCTGAAACAACGCGGCGACAAGGCGTATTGGTACGCCGCGCGCCGCGTCGGACATGACACGCGTTTCTTCTATATCGGGGAAGATAACGAGGAAACGCGTGGACGCATCGACCGCATTGAAGAACTGCAAGAAACTGCAAAAGAGCGGCAGGCCGAGCGATCTCGCCTGGTCCGACTGCTTCGTGCCGAAGGCATGACGCCCACCGACCGGGCCACCGGCTCCATCCTGTCGGCCATGGCCGCTGCCGGGACCTTCCGGCTAGGCGGCACCATCGTCGGAACCAATGCATTTCGGCTCTTTGAAGGCGAGCTTGGGGTACGGCTGCCATTGGGCGGGATGGCGAACACCGGCGACATCGACATCGCACAGTTCCAAAAGCTCAGCGTCGCATTGCAGGACAAAGTTGACCCGGGGTTGGCGGAGACGTTTTCGGTGTTAAAATTCGATCCCTTGCCTGGACTTGATCCGGGGCGCACCTGGAGATGGGCGCAGGGGGGTAGTGGCCAGCTGGTCGAATTCCTTACACCGGCGTTTGGCGAGGAAACCATTCGCGCCTTACCTGCGCTTGGCGTCAACGCGCAGGCATTGAACTATCTCAATTTCCTGATCGCAGAGCCGATTCATGCAGCGGCCATCTATCGGTCAGGGATACTGGTCCAGGTGCCGCGTCCGGAGCGCTACGCAATTCACAAATTGATCATCGCGGATCGCCGGCGCGACGGGGCAGGGAGCCTTAAGGCAGTCAAGGATAGGGAACAGGCTGAGTTTCTCATAGAAACGCTCGCCGAGGATCGGCCGGACGATTTGTCACAAGCATATATCACGGCACAGGACGTCGGTCCGCGCTGGCGGGAACATATTGCAAACTCACTTGACCGCATGCCTGAAACGCGTGCCATCCTGAGCAGACTTTAA
- a CDS encoding IS3 family transposase (programmed frameshift) yields the protein MNKRSGTSKDAADKLVRGIKRKTRKHYSAEEKIRIVLAGMRGEESIAALCRREGIAESLYYSWSKEFLEAGKNRLAGDTARQATAPEVKELRSEAAALKEVVAELTLENRLLKKKHVRGWGGRRMRYPASEKLEIIRTVEASHLPVRRTLTMLGIPSSTYYQWYARWADGGVDALRDTSPRPRAVWNRIPDEIRDAFVEFALDHEDLTPRELAVKYTDEKRYFVSESSAYRILKAQDLITAPAHVVIRAADEFRDKTTRPNELWQTDFTYLKVIGWGWFYLSTILDDYSRYIIAWKLCTTMKAVDVTDTLDLALEASGCAHATVVHKPRLLSDNGSSYVAADLADYLDTKGMDHVRGAPNHPQTQGKIERWHQTLKNRILLENYYLPGALEESIGDFVEHYNHQRYHESLGNLIPADVYFGRADTILRRRKEIKQKTIEKRRLLHRQTAA from the exons ATGAACAAGAGATCCGGAACATCCAAGGATGCTGCTGACAAGCTTGTTAGGGGTATCAAGCGTAAGACCCGCAAGCACTACTCGGCGGAGGAGAAGATCCGCATCGTGCTTGCCGGGATGCGGGGCGAAGAAAGCATAGCGGCCCTGTGCCGTCGTGAAGGGATCGCTGAGAGCCTTTATTACAGCTGGTCGAAGGAGTTTCTTGAGGCTGGGAAGAACCGGCTGGCGGGTGACACAGCCCGTCAGGCGACAGCTCCCGAGGTCAAGGAACTGCGCTCTGAGGCAGCCGCGCTGAAAGAAGTGGTCGCGGAGCTGACACTGGAGAACAGGCTGCTCA AAAAAAAGCACGTTCGGGGATGGGGAGGACGACGCATGAGATACCCAGCCTCGGAGAAGCTCGAGATCATTCGGACAGTCGAAGCCTCGCATTTGCCGGTCAGGCGGACCCTGACCATGCTCGGCATTCCCAGCAGCACCTATTACCAGTGGTATGCGCGGTGGGCCGATGGCGGCGTTGACGCTTTGCGTGACACGTCCCCGCGGCCTCGGGCGGTGTGGAACCGCATCCCGGACGAGATCCGCGACGCCTTCGTTGAGTTCGCGCTGGATCATGAGGATCTGACGCCACGGGAATTGGCGGTCAAATACACCGATGAGAAACGGTATTTTGTATCTGAGTCCTCGGCATACCGCATTCTCAAGGCCCAGGACCTGATCACGGCTCCGGCCCATGTGGTGATCCGTGCCGCCGATGAGTTCCGGGACAAGACAACTCGGCCCAACGAACTCTGGCAAACCGACTTCACCTATCTCAAGGTCATCGGTTGGGGCTGGTTCTATCTCAGCACGATCCTCGACGATTACAGCCGCTACATCATCGCGTGGAAGCTCTGCACGACAATGAAGGCCGTGGATGTGACGGACACGCTGGATCTGGCGCTGGAGGCCTCGGGCTGTGCTCATGCGACAGTCGTTCACAAGCCCCGGCTGCTCAGCGACAACGGCTCGTCCTACGTTGCGGCCGACCTGGCCGACTACCTCGATACCAAAGGTATGGATCACGTCCGCGGCGCGCCGAACCATCCCCAGACCCAAGGCAAGATCGAGCGTTGGCACCAGACCCTGAAGAACCGCATCCTGCTCGAGAACTACTACCTGCCCGGCGCGCTCGAGGAGTCCATCGGCGACTTTGTCGAGCACTACAACCACCAGCGCTACCACGAAAGCCTCGGGAACCTGATCCCGGCCGACGTCTACTTCGGCAGGGCAGACACCATCCTCAGACGACGAAAGGAGATCAAACAGAAGACAATCGAGAAGCGGCGCTTGCTTCATCGCCAGACAGCCGCGTAG
- a CDS encoding DUF488 domain-containing protein — protein MTQIWTKRAYAEAHANDGTRILVDRVWPRGVSKHDLNIAAWEKDVAPSKDLRQWFNHDPGKWDEFRDAYFAELDKRRDAVERIAGQVREGRVTLIYGAKDERHNNAVALKDYLERRSVT, from the coding sequence ATGACGCAGATCTGGACCAAGCGCGCCTATGCCGAGGCGCATGCGAATGACGGCACGCGCATTCTGGTCGACCGGGTCTGGCCGCGCGGCGTGTCCAAGCATGACCTGAATATCGCGGCATGGGAAAAGGACGTCGCGCCGAGCAAGGACCTGCGCCAGTGGTTCAACCACGACCCCGGCAAATGGGATGAGTTCCGCGACGCGTATTTCGCGGAACTCGACAAACGGCGCGACGCGGTCGAACGGATTGCCGGTCAGGTGCGCGAAGGCCGGGTCACGCTGATCTATGGCGCAAAGGACGAGCGTCACAACAACGCCGTCGCGCTCAAGGACTATCTCGAACGAAGATCCGTTACCTGA
- a CDS encoding LysR family transcriptional regulator, giving the protein MMRMSQRQRNYRPHIAIGKANLIDISNRNSRYYREVRTLNIEHARTFLAVSDSGSFVAAADLLHITQSTVSARIHALEQLLGRRLFTRSKAGAVLTHDGERFLVHAGQMVRALEQAQREIGLPRRFSARINIGARIGLWESFLTPWIADISVARPDLSFRAEIGFEPELMQGIVDGRLDIAAMYTPQRRPNLELLPLFTERLVMVTSDPEGAMTPDAYIHVDWGPEFSDQFSAGFPGFPSPVLSVNIGWLGLQHLLVRRGCGYFPERLVERHLRKGNLQTVARAPVFDLPAWVLIREERDFDVIDPILKQLRAFR; this is encoded by the coding sequence ATGATGCGAATGTCGCAGCGTCAACGCAATTATCGGCCACATATTGCAATCGGAAAAGCGAATTTAATTGATATTTCAAATCGGAATTCGAGATACTATCGTGAGGTACGAACATTGAACATTGAACATGCACGCACGTTCCTTGCGGTTTCGGACAGCGGCAGCTTTGTTGCCGCCGCCGACCTGCTGCACATCACGCAATCGACGGTCAGTGCCCGGATCCACGCGCTGGAGCAGTTGCTGGGCCGACGGCTTTTCACCCGCAGCAAGGCCGGCGCGGTTCTGACGCATGACGGCGAGCGGTTCCTGGTCCACGCAGGGCAGATGGTGCGCGCGCTGGAGCAGGCGCAGCGCGAGATCGGCCTGCCCCGGAGGTTTTCCGCACGTATCAATATCGGCGCGCGCATCGGTCTATGGGAGTCGTTCCTGACCCCATGGATTGCGGACATCAGTGTCGCCCGGCCCGATCTGTCCTTTCGCGCGGAGATCGGATTCGAGCCGGAACTGATGCAGGGGATCGTCGATGGTCGTTTGGATATCGCGGCAATGTATACACCGCAACGGCGGCCAAACCTGGAACTGCTGCCGCTATTCACCGAACGCCTTGTCATGGTGACCTCCGACCCCGAGGGCGCGATGACACCCGACGCGTATATCCACGTCGATTGGGGGCCGGAATTCTCGGATCAGTTTAGTGCGGGGTTCCCGGGTTTTCCCAGCCCGGTTCTGTCCGTCAATATCGGCTGGCTGGGGTTGCAGCATCTGCTGGTGCGCCGTGGCTGCGGCTATTTCCCGGAGAGGCTGGTCGAGCGACACCTCCGGAAAGGCAACTTGCAAACGGTGGCGCGCGCGCCGGTTTTCGACCTTCCCGCCTGGGTGCTGATCCGCGAGGAGCGCGACTTTGACGTGATCGACCCGATCCTCAAGCAGCTTCGTGCATTCCGATGA